AGGCAATCATTGGCCCTGACCCAACAGCCCAAATCGGAAGATAATTTTCGTTGTGCATTCTCGCGGGCAACCTGCCGCCATGCTGTAATCTTCTGTTGTTCGACACCCGTGTAAAAAATCAGTTCCCCAAAAGACGCGGACATTATCATGGCTTTTGACAAATTCCCGGGCTAAGTGAATGGGATTGTCGGGCGTGGTGGCAGCGTCTGCCCTGTCGTATTGTCGTGCGTGGGCAAAAAAAGCATCCGTTTTTCCGTCTTTGTCCTGGCCGATAATAGCCAGCCCCATGCACCCAATAAGGCTTTCCGTCCACACCATTTCAACCGGGTTGTGTTCGATGTCTTTCAAAACGATGCCGGGTCCGGGACCGGGTTCACTGCCGTTTAATCCCACGGTACCGGGTACGGCTGTCTCAAACCATTCGTCCTTGCCCGTATGGTCAGAGTCGCCGAAATCGATGTCTTCACCCCAATGACTTCCGCATTGAGCCAGTTGTAAGCGACGATCGCTAGGTCCTGATTCTGTGCTTATCATGCACGCGTCTCCCTGTTGTCATTATTTGCAAGTATAGTTCATGGTGTTTCACTTTTATCTGGCAAAAAAAGATCATCAGGGTTAAAATTTGCCCTTTTCAACGAATGAGGAAGAATCATAATGAGAAAAAATGCCGTCCTGCTTGTCCTCCTGGTAATGAGCGTTTTCGCCCAGTCGGTGGGTGCCGCGGCGCTTGAAGACCGGTACGCCCATGATCAGCAACTGGTTCTTGATGAGGTGAATAAATACCGGCAGTCGAAAGGGTTAAAGCCGCTGGTAATGAATAAATTCATGTCGCATGAGGCGGCTATCCACAGTCAGGACATGGCGTCTAAACGCATGGCGTTTGGCCATATCGATTTTAACAAACGCATTAAGCGCATTTATGACGCCATTCAGCTGTGTCGTTCGGGTTCAGAAAACGTTGCGTATTTTAAAGTCGGGCCCCGGGAAGTTGTGCGTCGCTGGCTCACCAGCCCCGGCCATCGCCGCAACATTGAAGGCAATTTCAATATGACTGGCGTCGGTATTGCGCATGATAAACGCGGATACATTTATTACACGCAGATTTTTGTTCGCACCGATAATCCAGCGTATACCCAAATCGCCCAAAAGTAACACGATGCGGGGCTGATGCTGACCAAGCCATCGGCCCGTGTTTAATTAAGGGTACCGCAAGCGATGCGGGCTCCGCCGCCGCCCAGGGGTGGGTTATCGCTGTAATTGTCGCTTCCGGCATGAATCATCACCGCCAGACCTTTCAAATCACTGGTTTTTAATCGAGGGGCCAGCAGAGGGGTATTGGCTTGCCCTTCGCTGTCGACGGCTAAAACGGGCAAATCGCCTAAATGCCCGTTGCCATAAGGGCCGGCATGCGCGTTGGTGTTGGCCGGATCATAGTGTCCTCCTGCTTTCATGCCCTTATCCCCGCAATCCGCCTGTTGATGCAGGTGAAAGCCGTGCATTTTCCCTGCAGGAAGTGCATGAAGCGCTGGTTTGATCAGTAAACCGTACTCACTGTCTTCAAAAACGACCTCACCTATTTTTTCGCCGGTTTCGGTGGCGTAAACCTCGCTGGTTAATGCCGCAGCATGCGCTGAGGACAGAAAAAAGAGACTGACAGCAAGCAATGAGTTGGTTTTCATGATTTTCCTTAGGCTGTAGTGAGTTGATAAGTCTAGCATTTTCTGTCAAATCGAGGCTAGTCCTCTTTATTCCAGGACACCATGCCGATGACCCCGCCCAGAGCGACCAAGCTAAAAGCAATGAGCAGCTCCCGGGTAGGACTTGCCATCCCAAGGAGGATTAATACCAGCATGGAGAGCACGGGATTACCATAAGACAGCAGGCTTAACAGTTTAAAATCGCCTTTTTTTATGCCGAAATCCCAGAAAAAATAAGCCAGACCCTGAGTGGTTAACCCCATCAACAGCAGAACGGCCCATTCCCTGCCCTGGGGGAGTACGGTGGTTTCGTAAGTCACATGAAGCACACCGGACGACACAGCAGCCAATCCACAACAAAGACCAATCATGTCCACCGGTGCCTCATTGAAGAAGCGTGCTGTCACGCTGTAAAGCGCCCAGACCAGTGCACCCGTAAACGCCAGAAGATAGCCTTGCAGGTATTGGCGATCAAAGCCTGTTTCTCCCTGGCACAGAAGAATGTAGACACCGGCAAAACCAAAGCAGGCGGCAAGGAGGTGCTTGCTGCTGCGTTGTTCGTTGGGTAAAAAGCCGGTGAGTACCAGGATGAGAATCGGCCAGAGGTAATTGATCAGATCCGCATGGGAAGCCGGGGCGTATTTGAATGACGCCACGTACAGGATTTGATTGCCGTAAATACCGATAAAACCCAGCAGGTACAGCGGCCAGGGTTGTTTGAGCGCGGCCCATTGCCTGCGCAGGGTGAGTTGCATGGCTGAAAACAGGAAGCTCACCAGAAAAGTCAGGCTTAAGGTTTCAAACAGGGGCAGGGATTTGACCGTGGCAGTGAATGGCGCAGCCAATACCCAGAAAATCAAGGCGCAATAGCCAATGCAGGTCGGGTATTTTTTAATGCTCATCGTGGGCCGGGCAGGTGGATTAAAAAGCATGGTAGCAAGTTAAGCTAAAAAGGCAACTGGAATTCCCCGCTGCGTTTAAAGTAATGCTGTCGTTATGCTTTTGAAAACCTTATACTCTTTTTTTTAAGTTGCCGCGATGGATTACCGTTCATGGAATTGAGAATTGACAATACCCCGTTTAAAGCCATCTTTCAGCCGC
This region of Legionella taurinensis genomic DNA includes:
- a CDS encoding CAP domain-containing protein; translated protein: MRKNAVLLVLLVMSVFAQSVGAAALEDRYAHDQQLVLDEVNKYRQSKGLKPLVMNKFMSHEAAIHSQDMASKRMAFGHIDFNKRIKRIYDAIQLCRSGSENVAYFKVGPREVVRRWLTSPGHRRNIEGNFNMTGVGIAHDKRGYIYYTQIFVRTDNPAYTQIAQK
- a CDS encoding superoxide dismutase family protein gives rise to the protein MMKTNSLLAVSLFFLSSAHAAALTSEVYATETGEKIGEVVFEDSEYGLLIKPALHALPAGKMHGFHLHQQADCGDKGMKAGGHYDPANTNAHAGPYGNGHLGDLPVLAVDSEGQANTPLLAPRLKTSDLKGLAVMIHAGSDNYSDNPPLGGGGARIACGTLN
- a CDS encoding DMT family transporter produces the protein MSIKKYPTCIGYCALIFWVLAAPFTATVKSLPLFETLSLTFLVSFLFSAMQLTLRRQWAALKQPWPLYLLGFIGIYGNQILYVASFKYAPASHADLINYLWPILILVLTGFLPNEQRSSKHLLAACFGFAGVYILLCQGETGFDRQYLQGYLLAFTGALVWALYSVTARFFNEAPVDMIGLCCGLAAVSSGVLHVTYETTVLPQGREWAVLLLMGLTTQGLAYFFWDFGIKKGDFKLLSLLSYGNPVLSMLVLILLGMASPTRELLIAFSLVALGGVIGMVSWNKED